The Streptomyces sp. HUAS MG91 sequence CTGCACTCTTTCGGGTGAGAACGCCTGCGGCCCTATACCTGATGAAGGCCCACTTCTAGGCGTAAAACCCGCGAAAACGGGACCTTGGCCACCCATTGGGCGGTAGGAAGATGCTGCACATCGAGCCCCAGCCGTGACCAGTCGAGGGAGTGCCGGGTGAGTCAGCCGGAGATGCAGCCCGAAGGACCGCCCCAGGAGGGTGCCGGCGACCTCACCGGGCGGGCGTTCCCGCTCGGCGACTGGGGCGAGCCCGCCGAGCGGCTCGACGAGCTGTACCGGTGGGTCGAGCGGGGCGCCCTGCGGACCGCGGACCGCTATCTCGCCGACCGGGTCTGGAAGCGCCGGGGCGCGCGGGCCCTGCGGGCGGGGGCCGTGTTCGGGGCCGTGTGCGCCGGGGTGCTGCCGCTGCTCGACCTGACGGCCGCCGTGTCGGGCACGGCGCCGTGGGGGTATCTCGCGCTGCTGCTGGCCGTGGCGTGCGTCGGGGGCGACCGGTACTTCGGGCTGACCTCGGGCTGGATAAGGGATGTCGCCACGGCACAGGCGGTGCAGCGGCGACTGCTGGTGCTCCAGTTCGACTGGGCGTCGGAGAGCGTGCGCGAGGTGCTGGGGCCGGCCGAGGGGACGGCGAGCGAGGCCGCCGAGCGGTGTCTGGGGGTGCTGCGGCGGTTCTCCGACGACGTGACGGAGCTGGTGCGGGCCGAGACGGCGGACTGGATGGTGGAGTTCCGCTCGGGCCCGGCGCCGCTGGTGATGCAGTCCTCCCTCACGGGCCCGGCCCCCCGCAGCCCGGAGACGAACGGCATCCCCCGCTTCCCCCTCCCCCCGGGCACCCGCCCCAACATGCCCCGCCAACGCCCTCCGGAGCCGAGGTAGCGCCCCGTAGGGGCGCGGGACCGTACACATCAGCGGCTCCACCGCGGGGCGCGGGGAACTGCGCGACCAGCCACGACGAAACCGGCGGCGGCCCACGCACACCGGCCCCGTCAGGGGCGCGGGGAACTGCGCGAGAAGCCCCACCGGGCCGCACCCGAAGAACAACCACCCCGCGGCTAGGCTGACCCGAACACATAACCGAGCGACCCCCGGAGGGGACCCGTGGCACCCGACGGCCCCACCGTCACCCGCTCCACCCTGCGCCAGCAGATCGCGGACGCCCTGCGCGACGAGATCCTGAGCGGACGCCTCACCCCGGGCCAGGAATTCACCGTCAAGGAGATCGCCGACGGCTACGGCGTCTCGGCCACCCCCGTCCGCGAGGCCCTGGTCGACCTCACGGCCCAGGGCCTCCTCGACTCCGCCCAGCACCGCGGCTTCCGCGTCCACGAGTACTCCCTCGCCGACCACCGCGCCATGATCGAGGCCCGCAGCCTGGTCGCCGACGGCATCTTCCGCGGGCTCGCCGAGAGCGCCCCCCAGAACCCGGCCACCTTCGAGGCCCTGGCCGGAGTGCGCCGCCGCGGCGAGGAGGCGGCCCGCGCCGCGACCGCCGGCGACCTGAACGTGCTGATCGGCTACGACCTGCGGTTCTGGCGGGAGCTCTCGGCGCTCTTCGGCAACCCCTACCTCTCCGACTTCTTCCACCGGCTGCGCGTGCAGTCCTGGATGTACACGGTGCCGCACCTGCGCCGCGCCGGGGAGCTGAGGGGCCGCCTGTGGGCGGGGCACTGCGAGCTGGTCGACGCCCTCACCGCCCGGGATCCCCGGGGCGCCCACGCGATCATCGCCGCGTACAACGCGGACTCGCTCGCGCTGGTCGAGCGCATCACCGGCGAACGGACCCTCTGAACGGTTCCCTGCAAGACAGGTCTGCCGCGGCCCGCCGCGCACTACCCTGGCGCTGACGCAGGACGTCCGACTCTAAGGAGCCCCCTTGGCCTGTGACCTGTGGCTCGTCCCCCTCGTCGACGTGCTGTGCCACAGCCCCGACAATCCCTTCGCCGACGAACTCGCGCTCTACGACAAGGCGTTGCACGAGGCAGGACTGCCGCCGGTGCCGGTCTACGCGTACATGCCGGGCCTCTCCGGCGACGTGGCCCCTGTCGCGGGCTTCGACTACGACGCGCTGCACTTCCTGCGCCGCGCGTACCTGCTCCAGCTGTGCGGGCTCGCGGTGACCCCGGTCGACGAACTCGGCGGGGACTACGAGCAGCTGCTGGAGATGTTCGAGTCGACGGCGCAGGGTTCGCATCTGGTGTGGCACTACGACCACGCGGGCGCGTACGTGCCCGTGGACTTCCCGACCCCGCTGTCCAACGACGAACTGCTCGCCGGAGGCGGCCCGCTGGGCTCGTCGCACGCGCTGCTGCGCGAACTGGAGTACGTGGCTCCGGCGATCGGGATCGACCCGGCGAACCCGCCGTCGGCGCCCGAGCCGCCCGCCGGTCCCACCGCGCTGGAGGAGCCGGCAGCCGCGGTGCCGCTCGACGACAGCCCGTTCGCGCGGGAGCGTCATGTGTGGCTGGGCCTGCACCAGGCGGCGACCCGCAGCCTGGCCCAGGGCTCGATGATCATCTTCAGCTGAACCGCTTCCGGTGGGCCGGTCCCCCGGCCCACCGGACACCGGGCGCGGTCAGACCGTGTACTCGTCCGCGACGGACAGCGCCGCGTCCAGGGCGGCGAGGCCCTCCTTGGCCTCCGCCTCGGTGATGTTCAGCGGCGGCACGACGTGCGTGCGGTTCATGTTGATGAAGGGCCACAGGCCGCTCTTCTTGGCGGCGGCGCCGAACGCGGCCATCGGCGTGTTGTCCGCCCCGGCCGCGTTGTACGGCACCAGCGGCTCGCGCGTCTCCTTGTCCCGTACGAGGTCCAGGGCCCAGAACATGCCGACGCCGCGCACCTCGCCGACCGACGGGTGGCGCTCGGTGAGCTCGCGCAGGGCCGGCTCGATGATCTCCGCGCCGGTCCGCGCGGCCTGCTCGACGATGCCCTCCTCCTCCATCGCGTTGATGGTGGCGACGGCGGCGGCGCAGGCCAGCGGGTGCCCGGAGTAGGTGAGACCGCCGGGGTACGGGCGCTGGGCGAAGGTCTCCGCGATCGCGCCGGAGATCGCGACGCCGCCCAGCGGCACATAGCCCGAGTTCACGCCCTTGGCGAAGGTCATGAGGTCGGGCACGACGTCGTACAGGTCGGCGGCGAACCACTTGCCGGTGCGGCCGAAGCCCGCCATGACCTCGTCGAGGACGAAGACGATGCCGTACTTGTCGCACAGCTCGCGCACGCCCGCGAGGTAGCCCTCCGGCGGCAGCATGATGCCGGCCGTGCCCGGGACGGTCTCCAGGATGATCGCGGCGATCGTCGAGGGACCCTCGAACCGGATCGTCGACTCCAGGTGCTCCAGGGCGCGGGCGCACTCCTGCTCCTCCGTCTCGGCGTAGAAGCGCGAGCGGTACAGGAACGGCGCCCAGAAGCGCACGACACCGGCCGAGCCGCTGTCGTTGGCCCAGCGGCGCGGGTCGCCGGTGACGTTGATGGCCTGCTGGGTGCCGCCGTGGTACGAGCGGTAGGCGGAGAGCACCTTCGGGCGGCCCGTGTGCAGACGGGCCATGCGCAGGGCGTGCTCGACGGCGTCCGCGCCGCCGTTGGTGAAGAAGATCTTGTCGAGGTCGCCGGGGGTGCGCTCGGCGATGAGGCGTGCGGCCTCGGAGCGCGACTCGACGGCGAACGCGGGCGCGAAGGTCGTCATCTTCGCGGCCTGCTCCTGGATCGCGGCGACGACCTTCGGGTGCTGGTACCCGATGTTCGTGTAGACGAGCCCGGAGGTGAAGTCGAGGTAGCGGTTGCCGTCGTAGTCCCAGAAGTACGAGCCTTCGGCACCGGCGACGGCGAGCGGATCGATGAGCTCCTGTGCGGACCAGGAGTGGAACACGTGTGCGCGGTCCGCGGCCTTGACGGCTGCGCCGACCTGGGGATTCGGCTGAGGGGTCATGGGGCCGAGGGTAAAGGGGCGCCGCCCGCGGGTGCCATCGGCGTCCTGTCTGCGGGACGCCGGGGAACACGACAGTCTGTCGCCCGCGCCGAGGTGCGGGTTCCTTATCAGGACAGGTCCGTTACGGAACCGTAGAAGCCAGTAAGGGTCCCTCTGTCGTAGGTCGGCACTATTCTCGATTTGTTGCACACATACCGGGGGAGGGTGGCGCGACATGGACAGACTTGAGGCTCTGGGGCCGGGGGACCCGCAGCGCATCGGGGCGTACCGGCTGCTCGGCCGGCTCGGCGCGGGCGGCATGGGGCAGGTGTACCTGGCACGCTCGGAGCGCGGGCGCACCGTCGCCGTGAAGCTGGTGCGCGAGGAGCTGGCGGAGCAGGAGGAGTTCCGGAACAGGTTCCGGCAGGAGGTGCAGGCGGCCCGGCAGGTCGGCGGCGCCTGGACGGCGAGCGTGCTCGACGCGGACACCGGGGCGCAGGTGCCGTGGGTGGCGACCGCGTATGTGGCCGGACCCTCGCTCCAGCAGGTGGTCTCGCACGACTACGGCGCGCTGCCGGAGCGTTCCGTGCGCATCCTGGCGGCCGGGCTGGCCCACGCGATCAAGGACGTGCACGCGGCGGGGATCGTCCACCGCGACCTGAAGCCGTCGAACGTGCTGGTGACGATCGACGGCCCGCGCGTCATCGACTTCGGCATCGCCCGCGCGCTGGAGACGATCACCGACGGCGGTCTGACCCGGACCGGCGCGCTGGTCGGCTCGCCCGGCTTCATGGCGCCCGAGCAGGTGCGCGGCGACCGGATCACCCCGGCCTGCGACGTGTTCTGCCTGGGTTCGGTGCTGGCGTACGCGGCGACCGGCGCGCTGCCCTTCGGCACGTCCAACAGCGGGGTGCACGCCCTGATGTTCCGGATAGCCCAGGAGGAGCCGGACCTGACGAACCTCCCGGAGGGGCTGCACGAGCTGGTCCGGGAC is a genomic window containing:
- a CDS encoding SLATT domain-containing protein — its product is MSQPEMQPEGPPQEGAGDLTGRAFPLGDWGEPAERLDELYRWVERGALRTADRYLADRVWKRRGARALRAGAVFGAVCAGVLPLLDLTAAVSGTAPWGYLALLLAVACVGGDRYFGLTSGWIRDVATAQAVQRRLLVLQFDWASESVREVLGPAEGTASEAAERCLGVLRRFSDDVTELVRAETADWMVEFRSGPAPLVMQSSLTGPAPRSPETNGIPRFPLPPGTRPNMPRQRPPEPR
- a CDS encoding GntR family transcriptional regulator gives rise to the protein MAPDGPTVTRSTLRQQIADALRDEILSGRLTPGQEFTVKEIADGYGVSATPVREALVDLTAQGLLDSAQHRGFRVHEYSLADHRAMIEARSLVADGIFRGLAESAPQNPATFEALAGVRRRGEEAARAATAGDLNVLIGYDLRFWRELSALFGNPYLSDFFHRLRVQSWMYTVPHLRRAGELRGRLWAGHCELVDALTARDPRGAHAIIAAYNADSLALVERITGERTL
- a CDS encoding aspartate aminotransferase family protein → MTPQPNPQVGAAVKAADRAHVFHSWSAQELIDPLAVAGAEGSYFWDYDGNRYLDFTSGLVYTNIGYQHPKVVAAIQEQAAKMTTFAPAFAVESRSEAARLIAERTPGDLDKIFFTNGGADAVEHALRMARLHTGRPKVLSAYRSYHGGTQQAINVTGDPRRWANDSGSAGVVRFWAPFLYRSRFYAETEEQECARALEHLESTIRFEGPSTIAAIILETVPGTAGIMLPPEGYLAGVRELCDKYGIVFVLDEVMAGFGRTGKWFAADLYDVVPDLMTFAKGVNSGYVPLGGVAISGAIAETFAQRPYPGGLTYSGHPLACAAAVATINAMEEEGIVEQAARTGAEIIEPALRELTERHPSVGEVRGVGMFWALDLVRDKETREPLVPYNAAGADNTPMAAFGAAAKKSGLWPFINMNRTHVVPPLNITEAEAKEGLAALDAALSVADEYTV